The genomic window ACTTTTAACAATATATCtactagtttagtggttgaaagAAAGCATTTTATACcccaaaacatgaatttaaatacCATTTcatgtattttaaatttattttattcaataatttttttttcttgttctttctaatttttgtttgtttttgtaaTTCTTCCATCtattatactttaatttttataataatttttaattgaatataataaaaaaatatatacataaaactaaattagattaaaattttttatgatattaaactCAGAATTAAAGGGAAAAAGAGTAGCTCCTTTTTAACTGATAATCGATAATAATATTAAGAGAACAACTAGGGAACAAAAAGCATATCAGTCAAAAATCAGCTAAAATGTGTTTGGGCTCTATAAAAAATCGGGTTTTGGTTTGTACTCCGTGATTTCaggagcagttttcaaacatattattcaaaaagtgattttaattaaacagttttatttactttttggcTGATTATcttttggttccatatacttttcctaatattaataaataaaatttattaactgTAGTTTAATTAATGGTTTGAAAGTAGCTTAGCATATTAATAGTAGTTTGATTTAACGGGCCAAGTTTCCTAACTCATCAAGTAAATTGAATTATGACATGATTAAGTAGTTGATAATAAAATAACTAGAGCTAATGGAAATTGATGATATGAGTTGCTCAATTCTTGGTCTGCTGCTTTTTTCTGCTGATGTACATAACAGACTAATTTGAGAAAAAGATTTAGAGGATAGAGAGCACAAGGTAGCGTGCGTACACGTGTGGCTTGATTTATGATGATCTAAAtatagaattaggaaggaaaaggGAAATAGGAAACGAAGAGAGAATAGAATAGAATTGAATGGGGATAGGGAAGAAATAGGAGAATTAATGAATTAAATGAATAGGATGATGGTTTGTTGGGGATGGGAGGAATTTCCAGCTAGCTAGCAATAATAGCATTGCCCAACAATAGCCAAATAGCAGCAGAGCCATGAGCCAACAAGGCTTccatcatgcatcatccatatgCAATGCCTGCATCCATCCAGACGATCATGGAGACCTATCTCTTTACTTTGTGGTTTAATTATCTTATTCATTaacatttttatttccttttctagCCACCTACCTAGTTTCTTCGGTCTCTCTTGGCTGATCGATTTATGAATTCTTTAATTTCATTTTGATTCTCATCATTTTGCTCCTATCTTCTCcaccttaattaattaattaaatccaTCCACTCTTTTGATTGATTAATTCACCTTTGGCGCGAAGTGATCGAAGTGGTCATCTGAATCTGAATAAATATATACACAATATACTATTGACCGATCTGTACGTCTGGATCCAAGACCTTGGCAAACATGGCCCGCTCTACCTCGCGGGGTTCCAACTCCTCTCCCAATGGCCTCCTCACAGTTACCATCGCTGGCGGCCGCCATGACCACGTGGACCCCGCTTCGAACAACGAAGAAGACGACGATGAACTAGTGGATCCCGATGATCCTTTTGACGTTATCCACACCAAGAACGTCCCGCTCCAGACGCTCAAGCGTTGGAGAGTAAGCACCCGCAACATTTTATCCAATTTACTTTTCCAACGATGAAAGGAAGTTTCACTGATCATTTAATTATTTGCAGCAAGCAGCATTGGTTCTGAATGCCTCCAGGCGTTTTAGATATACTTTGGACTTGAAAAAGGAAGAGGAGAAAGAGCAAaagaaaagcatgattagagccCATGCACAAGTCATAAGAGTAAGCTAGCTCATTAAAGTTCCCTCCTGATCAATCAATTAGTTTGGTTTATTTCCCACGCTTCTCTTCTACTAATCAACCATGATTACTTGCTTTATTATATTAGGCAGCTTTGCTTTTCAGATTGGCTGGGGAACGGGAACTAGGTACGTACGTACTTGTCCATTGAATTAAATTTTTCTCTTATTACTATTCCCTCCGTACGTATGCATGCCTAAAATTAAACTTGTATCATACGACATCCAGTGACAAATACAGCAGCGCCATCCCTGGCAGCCCCAACTCCTGATGGTGACTATGCAGTTGGACTCGAACAACTAGTTTCGATGTTTAAGGATCAGAACGTTCTTGCTTTGCAACACTATGGAGGGGCAAGTCTACTTCAATACAACCTTTTGTATGTTGTGCACTACGTTAAATTGATGGCTTGAAGCCTTGTGCTTTATTTGctaacacacacacatatacaTACGACATCTTATTCATCAGGTTAGGGGCTTAGCGGATATACTAAAATCAAATCCGGAGAAAGGCATTAGTGGAAGTGATATTGATCTATCAAAAAGGAAAATAGCATTTGGAACTAATACATATCCTCGGAAAAAGGGCAGAAGTTTCTGGGTACTTTCTATTCTTTTTTATACCATCTTTTCTTTTCaggaaattaaagataaaaattgcAGTTAACGAAGTAGTTGCTAGTTTAACAGTGGTTGTTTTACAGAGGTTTCTTTGGGAATCTTGGCAAGATCTGACGCTTATAATATTGATTATAGCAGCTGTGGTATCATTGGCACTTGGAATAAAAACAGAGGTGTGTGAATAACACTCTTATTTTCTAATTCTCATCATTCACAACAAACATTTATTCGAGCACTAATGCGCTATACAGCTTGATTATGTGATGAATTAGGTAACATACATGCACATGCGGTTCCATGTATCATCTAACTGAATAAAATACCTCTAGTGCTGTCATGTAATACGCGTTAATTGTAATCACTAAACTAAAATATTCTTGtccaaattttaattctctttcttaATTTCACTGAGAAAAGAGGTATTCCCTTTATCCTTTTAGATAAATTTAGATATAaaattatttgaataaaaaaaaattactcatTTCGAGGTTCATTTTTTACGTTCCTTCATAGTTAAAAAAGAAAACCGAAAATGACCAAAAGTCCAAAACTAAGATAGGGAGAAGCATCAGCTGATAGACATAGTCATCACCAGTCAACAATGGAGGCAGAGGGCAGTTCCCAAGCCTCTGCGGCGGCATCAGAGTCCCAAGCCACCAGCGAACGCATCAAGCTCAACGTCGGCGGCAAGCTCTTCGAGACAACCCTCTCGACCATCCGGTCCGCCGACCAAACCTCCAAGCTTCCACCTCTTCCAACAAACACTTGCCCCCAACAACAATGCACCAACAAATTATTCACTTCACCACCATAATTTACCATGCTAGGGTTCTTCTCCTCCAAATAAACCCAAGGATCATCCCCCAAACGCCTCATGTCAGCCATACCCAAATCCCCAGACTTAGAACACAGCTTGAAAATCGATAACCCTTCCGCGTCAACATCCACGTCAGCAAATGAGTCTCCGAACCTGCTACTCCGACCCGCACCAGGCTCGTTTGTCTCCCAAACCACGTCTCCGGACCTGGGGTCCCAAATCCGTATGTAACCGGAGTAGCCGAACGCGCCGCTCGTGATGGCGGTTCCGACGAGAACTCCGGTTGCCGGAACAAACGTCAGCTTCGACGGAACCATGTGCTTTGCCTGGTTCCCCGATTGGCGCCCTAACTGCGATACAATCTGGATCCTCTCTTTGTCGATCTCGAGAACAATGTTCTCGCGGTGAGGACAATCGAACGAGGCGAACACGGAGGTTTCCGAGGCGGTTATGGCGTTAACGCGAGCCTTGAATATGCGAGGATCTGAAGGATCGGTCCAGTGTACGGATCCAACGTGGCGGCTGCTTGAGAAGTCGTAGAAATGAAGTCCGGCATCGGATTCCGATCCGACGGCAGCGATCTCCGTCCATACGCGGCAGATGGAGTCGATCTCGTCGAGGTGAGTACGGAGAGTGCCGGTGTGGGCGAGGCTCCAGTCATAGCTGGAGATCTGGCCGCCGTGGGCGATCCAGACCGCGCCGTTGTCGGCGACGGCAAAGGTGGAAGGGAGACCCTCGGAGGCGGGACTGATGGACTTGACGATGGAAGCATCGATGCCGGAGAAGGGCGGGGGAGCGGCAGCAGAGCGGAAGTGGGAGTCTATGCCGTAAAAGGCGGCCTCGTCAGCAAGCTCCTGTGTGGAGAAGCGGCGGGCGGCGGAGGGGATCTGATTGGTGCGcaggagggagaggaggacggAGAAGATTTCGGGGTCCCGGTCTATGAAAACCGGGTTGGGGTCGTTGGCGGGGCGGTTCGAGAGGACAAAGAGGAGGGAGTCTGGACCGGCGGACCGGATGGTCGAGAGGGTTGTCTCGAAGAGCTTGCCGCCGTTGATGCGTTTGATGCGTTCGCTGGTGGCTTGGGACTCTGATGCCGCCGCAGAGGCTTGGGAACTGCCCTCTGCCTCCATTGTTGACTGGTGATGACTATGTCTATCAGCTGATGCTTCTCCCTATCTTAGTTTTGGACTTTTGGTCATTTTTGGTTTTCTTTTTTAACTATTAAGGAACGTAAAAAATGAACCTCGAAATGAGTaatttttttaactattaatggcgcccaaacatgcacaTAGTTTGGCTCCTATTAAGATTTAAGACTAAGGCAAATGTTTAGCATAGTTTAAATCATTTAATATTAGTTTGGTTACTTGTCTCTTGCTTATTCCACCTGAATCCTGCTCTTATAATGTTTGTCTCATGTATCCTTCTTTATTTTAATGCTTTGgttaaaaataataaagtaatacTTGTGATATaataacataaaattattttatttaatttattataattaaagaaataaaataagataaacatCAATTAAGAAATATAATATAAagtaattttagatttttttttaagttggtATCTTATTgtttcttaaataattttttttaaattaatgatcATTTAATTAATACTGCATACCAAACGTAATCAATTTATTTATACGAGGAATACTAAGAGATCAGCAAGTTTTATAATTTGTagtcattattaatatttttaatggtgtaagatCACATCTAATAATgtagaattatttatttttcttttactagtTAAGTGTaggctaaattttaataaaattgtttattcctagacttttccttcatttttatatttttattcaaatgATCATTCATAAAAGTTTGTTCATTTCATTAATTTGTAATCGTTAGGGTTTGGAACATGGATGGTATGACGGTGGGAGCATTACTTTCGCAGTTTTTCTTGTCATTATAGTTACAGGTATCCGAACAGCTTCTTTCATTTgataaataaaagtaaatttaTCATCATATCATGTCAAATATtatatgaatattaaaataaaattgtttAATATATGaagatgtttcttttttttatcatataaaatttaattttagtatattataaaaatgttatttttatttaaaatgtagCTAAATAAATAAGTCATATTTTTAATACAagtattttcataaaaaaataaaaaatttagcatATTTATTTTAGTGGGTgcctttattttttgaattttcgtCCAAAGTGTGTTCTATACTACCTACAAAATATACATGTTTTAATTTCATAAAAGAGTGGGTCACATTTTTTAACATTTACATTTAAGTAATTTAGACACAAAATTTGTAGCTCTAGAATTGCCCTCGCTCCTTCGAAAACCGTTAAATTTTTGTATTGTTATTACTTTTGCCTTTTTATATTCCAGCCGTCAGTGATTATCGGCAATCTCTCCAGTTTAAGAACTTGAacgcagaaaaacaaaatatacAATTGGAGGTGTGTAGTTTATATTACAATGACAGATAACTCACTACGTCGAAACTTAAACTAATCAAATGTACTCGTTATTAACGCCATTGATGAATCGAGTATGACTGGTGAAAGCAAAATTGTATGTTGCTTATTCCTTCAATTGACCTAATTAGTGGTTGtttattcttgttttgatttttaagCTAGGAGTGCCCTGCAGGTTCAGAAGGATCACAAGGCACCATTTTTGATGTCCGGTTGCAAAGTAGCAGATGGAGTTGGTACTATGCTGGTACAGTATTATAATAATCCTTTTAATATGCTGCATCTCAGTTAGGGGGTGTGGTGGTATGctaatattttctttcttttatatatgCCATGATGTGATATTGGCATGGATGTGTAGGTAACAGGTGTTGGCATTAACACTGAATGGGGACTGTTGATGGCAAGTATCTCAGAGGATAATGGGGAAGAGACTCCGTTACAGGTTCTCTTGCGCGCATGCATCCAAATCCAAAaccaaaattaaacaaagaaaacgcTGTTATAACTTTACCTAATTATATTTTTTGGGTGACACGTAACGTAATAGGTACGTTTGAATGGAGTAGCAACGTTTGTTGGCATAGTTGGGCTTACTGTCGCCGTTTCTGTTCTTGCAGTCCTCTTGGGAAGGTAAACACACTAAACACTTCTAATTAAGCATCCACGTAGCTAGATAGATCAATTCAATTGTtttttgattggttgtttttttAGTACTTACTATATAGTACTACTAACTAGCAGTAACACGTGATGTTAGTAATAACCAGTGTAGTGTACTTAAAACTTATTAATAGTTACTACAAGCTCCGtgctctgtgtgtgtgtgtgtgttgagaGAGAGTGAGTAATGATTTTGGAATCGTAGATACTTCTCTGGCAATACAAAAGATGTAGACGGACAAGTGCAATTTGTAGCGGGAAAGACTAGTATTAGTGATGCAGTTGACGGGGTCATCAAAATCTTTACCATTGCAGTAAGTTCGAATCCTAATACATGTAACTTTGTTGTTCTTGTTTTATTTCCATTTTATCGTTTTTGTAATTGTTTCTCAACTAAACCTAGAGTGGTGCAGGTTACAATTGTTGTTGTTGCAGTGCCTGAAGGTCTACCTTTGGCAGTTACCTTAACGTTAGTAATGTCGCTATACTTTACTTTTATTTCCCCGTGTACATTGAGTGGACGCTATGGTACCTATGCTATAGTGACTATAATAGTTATGTTATTTTAAaagatattattaaaattaaagtaatatttttttattatttaataatactTCTTTTTCCGTATTTTTTACATTATATGAAAACAAAcacctattttaatttatttatatagcTATTATAACCACCATAATCATAGGAATCATAGACTCCAACTATACACAGCTCAAATGTAAAAAACTAAGGGAGCTGAGAGACGTGCATTCCTCTATTAAGGGTAATTTGTATTTTGTTGGTGATATATAGCCTGGCCTTCTCTATGCGGAAAATGATGGCAGACAAAGCATTGGTAACTATCCTTTTATTCTCCAGAACTATTTTGTCATGAGTTAATTAGTTTTAAAACATGCATAGTTGTGCAGGTTCGAAGGCTATCAGCATGTGAAACTATGGGCTCCGCCACAACAATTTGTAGTGATAAGACCGGAACTTTGACCTTGAATCAGGTGGGTTGGTAGTATGTTACATTATATTCATCCCTCAGATGGTTAATTACCAAGCTCATTTGTGCATGAATATGCATGTGAATAGTAACTTGTTTTGCGgaatcctatatatatatagatgacTGTAGTTGAGGCATATGCTGGGAGGAAGAAACAAGATCCACCCGATGACTCGTCGAAGTTGCATCCAGAAGTTCTATCCCTCATAAATGAAGGCATTGCACAGAATACTACGGGCAATGTTTTTGTGCCTAAGGTTTGTTGATCTAATCTAGAACTATAGAATATTTTATTCCCATGGTTTTCATTCTGACTGCATTATATATTTCGTTTGGAAGGATGGTGGAGAGGCAGAGATTTCAGGATCTCCAACCGAGAAGGCAATTCTTTCTTGGGCCGTGAAGGTTGGTCCTACTAATTAATTAGCTTGTTGGTTAATATATGtctgtatatatatgtatgtattgatGTATTGATTTTGAAGCTGAACTTAATTAATCGAGTCATGGCAGTTGGGGATGAATTTTGATCTTACCAGATCAAATTCGACAGTTCTCCACGTCTTCCCCTTCAATTCTGAGAAAAAGCGAGGTGGTGTTGCTCTAAAGatggtaattttttttatcaaataaataaattagcATTTAAAATGCTGGTTGATTATTAACACCATTCCATTTCTGGTGGCAGGGGGTTTCTGGAGTACATATACATTGGAAAGGAGCTGCAGAAATAGTTCTAGGAGCCTGCACTCAATATCTTGATTCAAATGGTCAGTTGCAATCTATTGAAAAAGACAAGGTTGGTTGGTTGGTTGGCTATTCTTATAACTGGCGGTTAGCTATGTTTGTTTCTTAAAATGATTGGAGCAATTCGGATAAGGAAAAGATTAACATTATGTTTTGCAGGTATTCTTCACGGAGGCCATTGAAGACATGGCTGTCCAGAGCTTGCGCTGTGTGGCCATTGCGTACAGACCATACGAATTGGACAAAGTTCCCTCTAAGCAAGAGGATTTAGACAAGTGGTCCTTGCCAGAACAGGAGCTTATTTTGCTTGCTATTGTTGGGATAAAGGTAAACTACTTACAAGTCGATCCTTTTATTCTGCTTTGACTGAGGTTAGCAACCCTGAATTTTAATCATATTCAGGATCCTTGTCGGCCCGGAGTGAAAGAAGCTGTAAGACTATGCTCTCAAGCAGGTGTTAAGGTACGGATGGTTACGGGGGACAATCTGAATACAGCAAAGGCAATAGCTTTGGAGTGTGGAATACTGAGTTCAAAGGAAGAGGCGGTGGAGCCAAATATAATTGAAGGGAAGACATTCCGTGAACTATCTGAAATAGAAAGGGAACAAGTTGCTAAGAAAATAACGGTGATGGGGAGGTCTTCTCCTAATGACAAGCTTTTGCTCGTGCAAGCGCTGCGTAAATTGGGTGAAGTTGTTGCAGTCACAGGGGATGGCACCAATGATGCTCCTGCACTTCATGAGGTACGTATACCATATTTCTTCCATCTCTGGATctttaattgtatattttttttccttataCTTATAATTCATGACCGTCTTTTGCTATGTTCCTTTTAGGCAGATATTGGTCTTTCTATGGGCATCCAAGGAACTGAAGTTGCAAAAGAAAGCTCCGATATTATAATTCTTGATGATAACTTTGCATCAGTAGTTAAGGTAACCAACCTTCACCATATGCATGATCATctgtttataattaattaaactgTTTTGTGTGTTTGTTCAGGTTGTTCGATGGGGCCGTTCAGTATATGCGAATATTCAAAAATTCATTCAGTTCCAACTCACTGTTAACGTTGCTGCTCTTGTAATAAATGTTGTGGCCGCCGTATCTGCTGGTGAAGTTCCTTTAAATGCAGTACAGGTGCACCACGCTTCCCTCACTCTTTAATTTATTTGCAGATGTATGTTTAGTTTTGGTTTAATTTGTTTACGTGCAGCTTTTGTGGGTCAACCTGATCATGGACACTCTTGGAGCCCTTGCACTAGCTACGGAACCACCAACTGACAGCCTTATGCGCAGATCACCAGTTGGCCGAAGGTTTGTATTGCTTCATTTGGATCTGATTTCTGCCTTTTACCATGTCTCTCGCCTTAATTTCACACCATGTGCTCTTCCTCGATTTTTCAGGGAATCTCTTATAACTAATGTCATGTGGAGGAACTTGGTCATACAGGTAGCTAGAGTACATCATTCTTAATACTGTGCGGAGAAATTAAACTTGCACATTGTCCTGTTGTGAGATCATCATTTAGTTGTGTGTAGCCTGAAAACATATTACATATACCTCTTTGGATCCTATCACTTTATGATTTTTTATACATTTGATTTTCCAGGCTGTCTATCAAGTGACCATTCTTCTCATTCTTAATTTCGGTTGGCAAAGTATTAATTTAGGTGATGATCAAGATTCTAAATCTCACTCCTTACAAGTGAAGAATACTTTAATATTCAACACATTCGTTCTATGCCAAGTAAGTAGTGAAAACCTATTTAATTAATGGTTTAATTTGGAGATAAATCTGCGATTTCCTTATACAATGTGTCTCTGTCCCATCCCCATCCCTTGCAACAAAATAATTTTATAGTGTAATACAGTATATAGGATTCTTATTGGGACGATAGGATTCTTATTGGGACGGTTGTTGTAATGTTTTGACTCAGATATTTAACGAGTTCAATGCTAGAAAAATAGATCAAATGAATGTTTTCAAAGGAGTGACTAAGAATCGTCTCTTCATGGGAATTGTTGGAATGACATTTGTGCTTCAGGTGAACAGGCATCCAATTGTTATTCTAAATTAATCATTTAGCATTTGCATGCACGTATTTCTGAATCTAATTAAGTCAAATTAAACTGTTCAGATACTAATCATCGAGTTTCTCGGAAAATTCACCTCAACAGTGCGCCTTGACTGGAAACTTTGGTTATTTTCTCTTGGTATTGGGATAATCAGGTTAGTTGACTCAAGTGCCTGCTCATGTCAGCTAGACTACTTCTTGTggtcaattgaattgaatttgttGATTGATTGATATATTGCATTAATAGTAAGACTGATTGCTTTAATGTAACACAGCTGGCCTCTTGCTGTAGTTGGAAAACTAATTCCAGTTCCGAAAACACCATGGTCACGGACCTTAAAGAAGCATATCAGACGACTCAAGAAGTCTCGTACTACTGCTGCTGCGCAACCACAATAGATACGAGAGAGAACTGGCTAGTCATAGTTAGCATCCACCAACCACTCTCCTTCAATTCATAGCTAGTAAGCTTACTAGCTAGCCTGACATATGTGACATATCCCTCACTAATTTGTCCCCCTCCCTATATATTACAGATATCAGCAGTTTCATTTAATTTCCTCCTAGAATTTATTCGTAGTTAATTATATTGACAATATAGCAGCAATCTTATATTTTCATCACATGCATGCCCCAACGTAGACGCAAACCATATACTCTCTACTACTTGTAAACatggtaaaaaaaatatttatatattatagaAGCACAGGTAATTGGAGGaggaaaaaaaaatctaaaatttatatTTAGACATAACCTTTTTTAAAAAGATGATGTTGTACTattaaagttttaaaaataacgataatatttgttcttaatttaaaaGTTCATCCAGCTATCGGACCAAGAGAAATAAGAATAAAGGCTTACCGGAATAGTATAATATAAAGCTATATATTTTAACAAGAAGCATACAAATCAAAGTTAAATATAGgtgcaaaaaaatataaaaaagaactgttagaaagaaaaatataaaataatgtaTGCAttatggtgtttttttttttaaatcttgatAACCAATTTAAAAACAATACTCACACGtcactttattttattattaatttatgatCTTATTTTATCTGTAATATAAAGTATAAAAATACTATCTCAAGGCAAGTGACAACTTAGGCGTTCTCTTTATCAAACATTACAATACAAGGGTACAAGTTTGGCATTTTCTTTATAGCCGCGAACTAGTGATTTGTGAAATTCCCAAGTGGCCAAGTAACTCTCGGAGTCTCcctaataatatattaatattggcTGTAAGGTTTTGTCCTCTGGTTTCTCTGTAACGGCCTTCCAGATGTTCATGTTATCGACCTCCCCCTCAATGTTGGCGTTGTGCTCTGCCAACCCCATCTCAGTGCCCTCCATAGATGCTATATGTTGCCAACTAGATTCTGACAGATGTCAAACATTGGATCCCCCTTGTTACATTATTAGTGTTACACCATTTGTAGAAACGTACATATTTTAGTCTACTTGTGTATGTGAATGTGAAGTTATCAATCCAACAAACAAAAAAGAGAACCACTAAATTTATGGGAAGAATTACTCtaatttttcatattttctaGTTCCATACTAATCTGCTGGATACAATATATATCGTGCTCAGTGTTTGCACGATCAGTTTGATAAAAGAATGAGATGGGTTAAATAAATTCTTATACACCATCGCAAACATACTCCAATTCCTGTGTTTCACCACAACTACAACGCAGTTGTttgaaaagtgaaaataaacTAGCCCTTAGGATTAGTATTAGTTGTTGGTGGATTTGCATCTGATAAGAGCTTGGTAACAAGTGTCATTGGGGGTCTGTTGTGGGGATCCTGCTCAGTGCATCTCAGAGCCACCATAAGCACTTTGGTAACTTGCTCCATTATGTGGGTGTCAATGAATTCTTGTGCAAGCCCTGGATCCACAATTTGGCCAATTTCTGCTGTTTCTCTCCAGAGGGATCCAACCCAACCCACCAAATCACCATCATCCGCTGCCTTCTTTCTGGTTAGGAGTTCAAGCAAGACTACCCCGTAACTATACACGTCTGACTCCCTACTAGCTGTTGTTGCATATGCATTCTCTGGTGCAATATAACCAATTGTGCCAAGGGGGAGAGACGACGACAATGATGAAGGCGATTTCTCTGTCAATACCGACAACAGTTTGGCAATGCCAAAGTCAGCGATATGAGGCTCCATATCAGAGTCCAGAAGTATATTCTTTGGCTTGATGTCTCGGTGTACTATGGGAGGATCACAATCATAATGGAGATAAGCCAGTCCATGAGAAACCCCAACAGCTATCTTATACCGCACCCTCCACTCTAAGACAACTGGCCTTGGATTCTTTTCATGCAACACATCATGGAGGCTCCCATTTGGCATGTACCTGTACAAGATTAGCCCAAAATCTTTTCTCAACCAAAAGTCTTCTACTTTCACCAGATTTCGATGCCTAATTCTTCCGAGGGTTTGGATCTCTGTCACCATGCTCAACTTCTTAAATCTGCTTGTACCAAATCCCAACTTCTTCACTGCAAAAGCCTGGTCGGGACCCACCAGGGCTTTGTAGACAACTCCATGGGCTCCTCTGCCAATGACAAACCGTTCACTTAGGTTGTCTGTAGCCTCCATGACTTTGTTAAGTAAGGAGGAAGACCCCTCCTCTCCACAGATAATATTGTTATTATTGACTCCATGCTTTGACTTCCCAGCAAAAGCAAACGCATAAAGCGCTAAGATGACAAAAATGGATGATCCAATTGCTGTCAACACTATTTCAACTTTACTAAGGCCTTTCCGCTTAGGTGATTTGTTATCGCATGGCTTCAGGTACTTGCTTTTAGTGCAAGCCAGGCCATCCCGCGTTGAACAACTAATACACAGTCCAGGATTGCCCAAAAATGATGGCAATGAAGAATTTAACAACTTCACTAGCATCTTCGGCACAGGACCATGAAAAGAGTTGTATGAAATGTTGAT from Arachis ipaensis cultivar K30076 chromosome B09, Araip1.1, whole genome shotgun sequence includes these protein-coding regions:
- the LOC107614610 gene encoding BTB/POZ domain-containing protein At3g09030-like, which translates into the protein MEAEGSSQASAAASESQATSERIKRINGGKLFETTLSTIRSAGPDSLLFVLSNRPANDPNPVFIDRDPEIFSVLLSLLRTNQIPSAARRFSTQELADEAAFYGIDSHFRSAAAPPPFSGIDASIVKSISPASEGLPSTFAVADNGAVWIAHGGQISSYDWSLAHTGTLRTHLDEIDSICRVWTEIAAVGSESDAGLHFYDFSSSRHVGSVHWTDPSDPRIFKARVNAITASETSVFASFDCPHRENIVLEIDKERIQIVSQLGRQSGNQAKHMVPSKLTFVPATGVLVGTAITSGAFGYSGYIRIWDPRSGDVVWETNEPGAGRSSRFGDSFADVDVDAEGLSIFKLCSKSGDLGMADMRRLGDDPWVYLEEKNPSMVNYGGEVNNLLVHCCWGQVFVGRGGSLEVWSADRMVERVVSKSLPPTLSLMRSLVAWDSDAAAEAWELPSASIVDW